In the Chryseobacterium sp. MYb264 genome, one interval contains:
- a CDS encoding leucine-rich repeat domain-containing protein, whose translation MMNNKIFTTLFLFSGLSILSAQALEFKDKNLEKAVLENFDINKSGVIEKFEGEQITNLFLAKRNITSTEDLAFFPNAKMIVLDENPIPNVALKNLESLDLFSCTGCKISAFSAENLKSLASLYLDNNEIQTFSLKATPRIDQLTISINKLKSIDVSSLKYLRKLNVEHNQIQKLDISKNLNLQTLNIGGNKMKETDIKKGAKTDFTLFGAEQ comes from the coding sequence ATGATGAATAATAAAATATTTACTACCCTTTTCCTGTTCTCCGGACTAAGCATACTTTCCGCTCAGGCACTTGAATTCAAGGATAAAAATCTTGAAAAAGCAGTACTGGAAAACTTTGATATTAATAAGAGCGGTGTTATTGAAAAGTTTGAAGGCGAGCAAATCACGAACTTGTTTTTGGCCAAAAGGAATATTACTTCTACAGAAGACCTTGCTTTTTTTCCGAACGCAAAAATGATCGTTTTAGATGAAAACCCGATTCCCAATGTTGCCTTAAAAAATCTGGAAAGTCTTGATTTGTTTTCCTGTACAGGATGTAAAATTTCAGCTTTCTCAGCAGAAAATCTGAAAAGCCTGGCTTCATTATACTTAGATAATAATGAGATTCAAACTTTTTCTTTAAAGGCAACTCCAAGAATCGATCAGTTAACGATTTCGATCAATAAGCTTAAAAGTATTGATGTAAGTTCGCTTAAATATTTAAGAAAATTAAACGTTGAACACAACCAGATTCAAAAGTTGGATATTTCTAAAAATCTAAATTTGCAGACATTAAATATCGGTGGAAATAAAATGAAGGAAACCGACATTAAAAAAGGAGCAAAAACAGATTTCACCCTTTTTGGAGCTGAACAATAA
- the gldB gene encoding gliding motility lipoprotein GldB, with translation MKIFRIIALSLILVAGLSSCKKESKNQWNIEVKNPAEKVEITDISKEFYDQNLTLDQFKAKFPWFQGTVSDADFAKRMADAEEIKVYKEAIGKIDQQKLNNELHEMFSHIKYYFPEFKSPKVFLFSSALQMAQDPIFYDSKENFLFIDVTGFMGENNPNYKGLEMYFQKSMNPNNIVPKVSQIFAEGIVKESPDHQKFIDQMMLNGKIMILQDAFLPDFPDYLKMNYTQKQYEWAVANEANIWNYFVENNLLFGDDHRLQERFLAPGPFSKFYTEIDNESSPQIGIFTGWQICKSYLKEKPETKLLDFLKMDATIIFNQSGYKPKLK, from the coding sequence ATGAAGATTTTCAGAATTATTGCGCTTTCTCTCATTTTAGTTGCAGGATTGAGTTCTTGTAAAAAAGAATCTAAGAATCAATGGAATATTGAAGTCAAAAATCCGGCGGAAAAAGTAGAAATTACAGATATTTCTAAAGAATTTTATGATCAGAATCTGACTTTGGATCAGTTCAAAGCAAAGTTTCCTTGGTTTCAGGGAACGGTTTCTGATGCTGATTTTGCCAAAAGAATGGCTGATGCTGAAGAAATAAAAGTATATAAAGAGGCAATTGGAAAGATAGATCAGCAGAAGCTTAATAATGAGCTTCATGAAATGTTCTCACATATCAAATATTATTTTCCGGAGTTTAAGAGCCCCAAAGTGTTTTTGTTCTCCTCTGCCTTACAAATGGCACAGGATCCTATATTTTACGATTCTAAAGAAAATTTCCTGTTCATTGATGTGACGGGATTTATGGGAGAAAATAATCCAAATTATAAAGGCCTGGAAATGTATTTTCAGAAATCGATGAATCCTAATAATATCGTTCCGAAGGTTTCGCAGATTTTTGCTGAGGGTATTGTGAAAGAATCTCCTGATCATCAGAAATTTATCGATCAGATGATGTTGAATGGAAAGATTATGATTCTTCAGGATGCATTTTTGCCAGATTTTCCGGATTATCTTAAAATGAACTATACCCAGAAGCAGTATGAATGGGCCGTGGCCAATGAAGCGAATATCTGGAATTATTTTGTGGAAAATAATTTGCTTTTTGGAGATGACCACCGTCTGCAGGAACGTTTTCTTGCGCCCGGACCTTTTTCAAAATTTTATACAGAAATTGACAACGAATCTTCACCGCAAATAGGGATTTTTACCGGATGGCAGATTTGTAAATCTTATTTGAAAGAAAAGCCAGAAACAAAATTATTGGATTTCCTGAAAATGGATGCGACGATAATTTTTAATCAGTCAGGGTATAAACCAAAATTAAAATAG
- a CDS encoding GNAT family N-acetyltransferase, whose protein sequence is MHLETERLILRKLEETDVERMFLLDSNPDVMKYIGVAPLSEPNQSKEVIEIIQKQYLETGLGRLAVIEKSTGLLIGWSGLKLLTQETNGYKNVYELGYRFLPESWGKGFATEAAQAALEYGFQELKANTIYAYAHCENEASHHILTKLGFEKTGEFEEPDGICFWYELTQEKYSIKS, encoded by the coding sequence ATGCATTTAGAAACCGAAAGACTGATTCTGAGAAAATTGGAGGAAACAGATGTTGAGCGAATGTTTTTGCTTGATTCCAATCCTGATGTCATGAAATATATCGGTGTTGCTCCTTTATCTGAGCCTAATCAATCAAAAGAAGTTATAGAAATCATTCAAAAGCAATATCTGGAAACAGGCTTGGGAAGACTTGCTGTAATTGAAAAATCCACAGGCTTACTGATTGGATGGAGCGGTCTAAAACTTTTAACCCAAGAAACCAACGGGTATAAAAATGTATACGAATTAGGCTATCGTTTTTTACCTGAATCCTGGGGAAAAGGCTTTGCTACGGAAGCAGCTCAAGCAGCATTGGAATATGGATTTCAAGAGCTGAAAGCAAATACAATTTATGCGTATGCCCATTGTGAAAATGAAGCATCCCATCATATTTTAACAAAACTGGGATTTGAAAAAACAGGTGAATTTGAAGAGCCCGACGGTATTTGCTTCTGGTATGAATTAACTCAAGAAAAATATAGTATAAAATCATGA
- a CDS encoding GNAT family N-acetyltransferase, which produces MISLRPEEEKDKEKVLQIIEEAFRNVENSDHQEHVLVENLRKSQDFIPELSIVADFVNDDTGEEELVGHILFTKVTIENGSASFESLALAPVSVKPEYQNQGIGGHLIAFGHVIAQELGFKSVVLVGHEKYYPKFEYRKATDFGITFPFDVPEENGMAVELIEDGLKGVNGMVKYPKEFGIEYKN; this is translated from the coding sequence ATGATATCATTAAGACCTGAAGAGGAAAAAGATAAGGAAAAAGTTTTACAGATCATTGAAGAAGCTTTCAGAAATGTTGAAAACAGTGACCATCAGGAACATGTTTTGGTTGAAAACCTTAGAAAGTCACAAGATTTTATTCCGGAATTATCTATAGTTGCTGATTTTGTGAATGATGACACCGGTGAAGAAGAATTGGTAGGACATATCTTATTCACGAAAGTAACGATAGAAAACGGTTCAGCATCTTTTGAATCCTTAGCTTTGGCTCCTGTTTCCGTAAAACCCGAATATCAAAATCAGGGGATTGGCGGACATTTGATCGCTTTCGGACATGTAATTGCTCAGGAATTGGGATTTAAATCCGTTGTTTTAGTCGGTCATGAAAAATATTATCCGAAATTTGAATACAGAAAAGCGACTGATTTTGGAATTACTTTTCCTTTTGATGTTCCCGAAGAAAACGGAATGGCTGTCGAGCTCATTGAAGATGGCTTAAAGGGCGTAAATGGAATGGTAAAATATCCTAAAGAATTTGGAATAGAATATAAAAATTAA